A section of the Citrus sinensis cultivar Valencia sweet orange chromosome 8, DVS_A1.0, whole genome shotgun sequence genome encodes:
- the LOC102615850 gene encoding subtilisin-like protease SBT4.5 yields MAPKNGFLLFYCFSFIFFLNMNILWGATSQDRKVCIVYMGSLPDGDYLPSSHHESIMQKIVEGRSVKNILVRSYTRSFNGFVAMLTDQEREKLAKMEEVVSVFPSRTLQLHTTRSWDFMGFNESVSRNRSVESDLIVGVIDTGIWPESESFSDEGFGPAPKRWKGDCQGGRNFTCNKKIIGARYYSIHDEYDTARDEEGHGSHTASTAAGNRVEGVSFFGLGQGTARGGVPSARISAYKVCSEFGCSDANILAAFDDAIADGVDIITISMGTRHARDFSQDSIAIGAFHAMAKGILVVNSAGNSGPEPRSVSSIAPWMMSVAASGTDRLFVDKVVLGNGTTVVGYSLNAFTLEGKQLPLIYDAASPTCLDGSFNTSLVKGKIVLCDQFPGYSEAKKAGAAGSIMKNVVDKVSFVVSFPASALSSDNYNSMISYINTAKEPQAEILKTEAIKDSDAPVVASFSSRGPNEIAPDILKPDISAPGVDILAAYSPIAPISIDPEDKRRAKYNILIGTSMSCPHTAGVAAYVKSFHPDWSPSAIKSAIMTTAWPMKSSNNEEAEFAYGSGHINPIEAVKPGLVYETFKQDYINMLCSIGYDERKVRSISGDNSTCPEGSKQASPKDLNYPSMAAQVSAGKPFTIKFPRTVTNVGLPNSTYKAKILQNEKLSIKVVPEVLSFRSLNEKKSFNVIVTGMLTGQLLSAALVWSDGNHNARSPIIVHAQGAQG; encoded by the exons atggCGCCTAAGAACGGATTCCTTCTCTTCTATTgcttttccttcatttttttcctcaacATGAACATATTGTGGGGTGCCACTAGTCAAGATAGAAAG GTCTGTATAGTCTACATGGGTTCACTTCCTGATGGGGACTATTTACCATCATCACACCATGAAAGTATTATGCAAAAAATTGTCGAGGGAAG ATCTGTCAAAAATATATTGGTTAGAAGTTACACAAGGAGTTTCAATGGATTTGTTGCCATGCTTACTGATcaagaaagagaaaagttGGCCA aaatggaGGAAGTGGTCTCTGTATTTCCAAGTAGAACTCTGCAGCTCCATACGACAAGATCTTGGGATTTTATGGGTTTCAATGAATCTGTTTCTCGAAATCGAAGTGTTGAGAGTGATCTTATAGTAGGTGTCATAGACACCGGAATCTGGCCTGAATCAGAAAGTTTCAGTGATGAAGGTTTTGGTCCTGCTCCCAAGAGGTGGAAAGGTGATTGCCAAGGTGGCAGAAATTTCACTTGTAACAA AAAAATTATTGGAGCTCGATATTACTCTATACACGATGAATATGATACAGCTAGGGATGAAGAGGGACATGGATCCCATACTGCCTCTACGGCGGCTGGAAACAGAGTAGAGGGTGTTAGTTTTTTCGGACTAGGTCAAGGCACTGCAAGGGGAGGGGTTCCTTCTGCAAGAATTTCTGCATATAAAGTCTGTTCTGAATTTGGGTGTTCAGATGCAAATATATTGGCAGCTTTTGATGATGCTATTGCCGATGGAGTTGACATTATTACAATCTCAATGGGCACACGACATGCACGTGATTTTTCGCAAGATTCCATTGCAATTGGGGCTTTTCACGCGATGGCAAAAGGAATACTGGTTGTAAATTCTGCTGGCAATAGCGGTCCTGAACCAAGATCAGTGTCGAGCATCGCTCCATGGATGATGTCTGTAGCAGCCAGTGGCACAGATCGCTTGTTTGTGGACAAGGTTGTTCTGGGAAATGGAACAACCGTAGTG GGTTATTCCCTTAATGCTTTCACTCTGGAAGGAAAACAGTTGCCGCTCATATATGACGCTGCCAGCCC GACGTGTTTAGATGGGTCTTTTAATACTAGCTTGGTGAAGGGGAAGATTGTTCTATGTGATCAATTTCCAGGATATTCTGAGGCTAAAAAAGCTGGTGCTGCAGGATCAATCATGAAAAATGTTGTTGACAAAGTTTCCTTCGTTGTTTCATTCCCAGCGTCGGCCTTAAGCTCTGACAACTACAACAGCATGATATCCTACATAAACACTGCAAA AGAGCCTCAAGCAGAAATACTAAAAACTGAAGCAATCAAGGATTCAGATGCTCCTGTTGTCGCTTCTTTCTCTTCACGAGGACCCAATGAAATTGCACCAGACATTTTAaag CCGGATATAAGTGCCCCTGGAGTAGATATCCTGGCTGCATATTCACCTATTGCTCCAATATCTATAGACCCGGAAGATAAAAGGCGTGCTAAATATAATATTCTAATAGGAACCTCCATGTCCTGCCCGCATACTGCTGGTGTAGCCGCATATGTTAAATCATTTCACCCTGATTGGTCTCCTTCTGCCATCAAATCAGCTATTATGACTACTG CATGGCCCATGAAGTCTTCCAACAATGAAGAAGCTGAATTTGCATATGGTTCGGGGCATATCAATCCAATTGAAGCTGTAAAACCAGGACTTGTGTATGAAACTTTCAAACAAGACTACATAAATATGCTCTGCAGCATTGGTTATGATGAGAGAAAAGTTAGAAGCATCTCAGGAGATAACAGCACTTGTCCTGAAGGCTCAAAGCAAGCTTCCCCAAAAGATCTCAACTACCCTTCAATGGCAGCTCAAGTTTCAGCTGGGAAGCCTTTCACAATCAAATTTCCAAGGACAGTTACAAACGTTGGCCTTCCAAACTCCACTTACAAGGCAAAAATCttgcaaaatgaaaaattgagtATCAAAGTTGTACCTGAAGTTCTCTCTTTTAGGTCCTTGAATGAGAAGAAGTCTTTTAATGTCATTGTTACAGGAATGCTAACGGGACAACTTCTCTCTGCTGCCTTGGTGTGGTCTGATGGCAATCATAACGCCAGAAGCCCAATTATTGTACATGCACAGGGGGCACAAGGCTAA
- the LOC102619047 gene encoding subtilisin-like protease SBT4.3, translated as MAKINGFLLFQCLSFIIFFNMTSLWAATYDDRKVYIVYIGSLPKGEYVTSSHHQSILQEVVEGSSVGDVLVRSYRRSFNGFAAKLTDLERQKLASMEEVVSVFPSRTLQFHTTRSWDFMGLNQSITRKHSVESNIIIGVIDSGIWPESESFSDEGFGPAPKKWKGACNGGKNFTCNNKLIGARYYTTDGTARDKDGHGTHTASTAAGNEVKDASFYGVGQGTARGGVPSARIAAYKVCNPSGCASTDILAAFDDAIADGVDIITVSLGGNIPVDFIKDAIAIGAFHAMAKGILTLNSAGNSGSNLGFVYSVAPWLMSVAASTTDRLFVDKVVLGNGAILSGYSINSFAMKGKKFPLVHGKEVSESCPEFSSQACNPGCINSSLVKEKIVMCSKFDGYTEVHKVGAAGSILFNDQYEKVSFVVSLPAVAVSMENFTSLLSYKNSTKKPEAEILKTEAIKDFDAPVVAPFSSRGPNAILPDILKPDISAPGVDILAAVSPLAPISTDPEDKRRVKYSIESGTSMACPHAAAVAAYVKSFHPDWSPSAIRSAIMTTAWPMNSSKVNDAEVAFGSGHVNPVKAVNPGLIYETSKQDYIKMLCSIGYNESIVRSISGDNSTCPKGSNKLSAKDLNYPSMAAQVSRAKPFTVNFPRIVTNVGLANSTYRAKIFQKFTIISVKVVPEVLTFKSFNEKKPFVVTVTGKGLPESGTVVPATLVWSDGIHSVRSPIVVHTQQGQG; from the exons ATGGCTAAGATTAACGGATTCCTTCTCTTTCAATGCTTGtccttcatcattttcttcaacaTGACCTCTTTGTGGGCTGCAACTTATGACGATAGAAAG GTGTATATTGTTTACATTGGGTCACTTCCCAAGGGGGAATATGTAACGTCGTCACACCATCAAAGTATTCTACAAGAAGTTGTTGAGGGCAG CTCTGTAGGAGACGTATTGGTAAGAAGTTACCGAAGGAGTTTCAATGGATTTGCAGCCAAGCTCACTGACCTTGAGCGGCAAAAACTGGCCA GCATGGAAGAAGTGGTTTCTGTTTTTCCAAGTAGAACTCTACAATTCCATACAACAAGATCTTGGGATTTCATGGGTTTAAATCAATCTATTACTCGAAAACACAGTGTTGagagtaatattattataggTGTAATAGACAGTGGAATCTGGCCTGAATCAGAGAGTTTCAGTGATGAAGGTTTCGGTCCTGCTCCCAAGAAGTGGAAAGGTGCTTGTAACGGAGGCAAAAATTTTACTTGCAACAA CAAATTAATTGGAGCTCGGTATTATACAACCGACGGTACTGCTAGGGATAAAGATGGTCATGGAACTCACACTGCCTCTACAGCTGCTGGAAATGAAGTAAAAGATGCTAGTTTTTATGGAGTGGGTCAAGGCACTGCAAGAGGAGGTGTTCCATCTGCAAGAATTGCTGCTTATAAAGTCTGTAATCCTTCAGGGTGTGCATCAACAGACATATTGGCTGCATTTGACGATGCTATTGCTGATGGTGTTGACATTATAACAGTTTCATTAGGAGGAAATATTCCAGTTGACTTTATTAAGGATGCCATTGCAATCGGAGCTTTTCATGCTATGGCAAAAGGAATACTGACCTTAAATTCAGCTGGCAACAGTGGTTCTAATCTAGGCTTCGTATATAGCGTAGCTCCATGGTTGATGTCTGTAGCAGCCAGCACCACAGATCGCCTATTTGTTGATAAAGTTGTTCTTGGAAACGGAGCTATATTATCG GGCtattcaattaattctttcgctatgaaaggaaaaaagtttCCCCTGGTACATGGGAAGGAAGTTTCCGAATCATGTCCAGAATTTTCCTCTCA GGCATGTAATCCAGGGTGTATTAATAGTAGCTTAGTGAAGGAAAAGATTGTTATGTGTTCAAAATTTGACGGGTATACTGAGGTTCACAAAGTTGGTGCTGCAGGATCAATCTTGTTCAATGACCAATACGAAAaagtttcttttgttgtttcaTTGCCAGCAGTGGCTGTAAGCATGGAGAATTTCACCAGCCTTCTCTCCTACAAGAATTCAACAAA AAAGCCTGAAgcagaaatattaaaaactgaAGCAATTAAGGATTTTGATGCTCCTGTTGTCGCTCCCTTTTCTTCACGCGGGCCAAATGCCATTTTACCAGACATCTTGAAg CCAGATATAAGCGCCCCCGGAGTAGATATATTGGCTGCAGTTTCACCTCTTGCTCCAATATCTACGGACCCCGAAGATAAAAGGCGTGTCAAATACAGTATAGAATCCGGGACCTCCATGGCTTGTCCTCATGCTGCTGCTGTGGCTGCATATGTTAAATCATTCCACCCGGACTGGTCTCCTTCTGCCATCCGGTCAGCTATAATGACTACTG CGTGGCCCATGAATTCTTCCAAAGTTAATGACGCTGAAGTTGCATTTGGATCTGGGCATGTTAATCCAGTGAAAGCTGTAAATCCAGGGCTCATTTATGAAACTTCCAAACAAGATTACATAAAAATGCTCTGCAGCATCGGTTATAATGAGAGCATAGTTAGAAGCATTTCAGGAGATAACAGCACTTGTCCTAAAGgctcaaataaattatcagcAAAAGATCTCAATTACCCGTCAATGGCCGCTCAAGTTTCACGTGCAAAGCCTTTCACAGTCAACTTTCCAAGGATAGTTACGAATGTTGGGCTTGCAAACTCCACTTACAGGGCAAaaatcttccaaaaatttacaattattagTGTGAAAGTTGTTCCGGAAGTTCTCACATTCAAGTCCTTCAATGAGAAGAAGCCTTTCGTTGTGACTGTAACTGGAAAAGGTTTGCCAGAATCTGGAACAGTTGTTCCTGCTACCCTGGTGTGGTCTGATGGTATTCATAGCGTCAGAAGTCCAATTGTTGTGCATACACAACAGGGACAAGGCTGA
- the LOC102615548 gene encoding subtilisin-like protease SBT4.5 produces MAMNGFLLLQCLSFVLFLNMITLWGNIHEDRKLSIEMSGLQRTFKSTDICLLSFVITITMMQVYIVYMGSLPEGEYVTSSQHQNILQEVVVGRSVEDILVRSYRRSFNGFAAKLTVDERQKLASMEKVVSVFPSRTLQLHTTRSWDFMGLNLSITRKRSVESNLIVGVIDTGIWPESESFSDEGFGPAPKKWKGACNGGKNFTCNNKIIGARYYTPTPYDTARDEEGHGSHTASTASGNEVKDASFYGVGQGTARGGVPSGRIAAYKVCFPGGCNSAGVLGAFDDAVADGVDIITISIGGDSAVDFSEDAISIGAFHAMAKGVLTLNSAGNSGPGLTASVAPWLMSVAASTTDRLFVDKVALGNGKAISGYSINSFAMKGRRFPLVYGKEISESCQELSSQYCNPGCVNGSLVKGKIVICQSFKNYPEVRKAGAAGTVLLNNEFDKVSFVVSLPAVAVSQDSLSSLISYKESTKTPVAEILKTEAVKDFDAPVVVGFSSRGPNAIVPEILKPDISAPGVDILAAFSPLAQASIDSEDKRKPKYNIISGTSMSCPHAAGVAAYVKSFHPDWSPSAIKSAIMTTAWAMNSSKNTEAEFAYGSGHVNPVKAINPGLVYETFKQDYIKMLCNIGYDESKVRIISGDGSACPKGSDKAPPKDLNYPSMAAQVSSGKSFVVNFPRTVTNVGVANSTYRAKVLQNSKISIKVVPDVLSFKSLNEKKSFSVTVTGKGVPQGAIVSASLVWSDGNHWVRSPIVVHA; encoded by the exons ATGGCTATGAATGGATTCCTCCTCTTACAATGCTTGTCGTTCGTCCTTTTCCTCAACATGATCACATTGTGGGGTAACATTCATGAAGATAGAaag TTAAGCATTGAAATGTCCGGTTTACAAAGAACTTTTAAATCTACAGACATATGTTTGCTTTCTTTTGTCATAACCATTACAATGATGCAGGTCTATATTGTTTACATGGGGTCACTTCCTGAAGGGGAATACGTAACATCATCACAACATCAAAATATACTACAAGAAGTTGTTGTGGGCAG ATCTGTAGAAGACATACTGGTAAGAAGTTACCGAAGGAGTTTCAATGGATTTGCAGCCAAGCTTACTGTTGATGAGCGGCAAAAGCTGGCAA GCATGGAAAAAGTGGTTTCTGTATTTCCAAGTAGAACTCTCCAACTTCATACTACAAGATCTTGGGATTTCATGGGCTTAAATTTGTCTATCACTCGAAAACGCAGTGTTGAGAGTAATCTTATAGTCGGTGTTATAGACACTGGAATCTGGCCTGAATCAGAGAGTTTCAGTGATGAAGGATTTGGTCCTGCTCCCAAGAAGTGGAAAGGTGCTTGTAACGGTGGCAAAAATTTCACTTGcaacaa CAAAATAATCGGAGCCCGATACTACACACCAACTCCATATGATACTGCTAGAGATGAAGAGGGTCATGGATCTCACACTGCCTCTACAGCTAGTGGAAATGAAGTGAAGGATGCTAGTTTTTATGGAGTGGGACAAGGCACTGCAAGAGGAGGTGTTCCTTCTGGAAGAATTGCTGCATATAAAGTCTGTTTTCCTGGTGGGTGTAATTCAGCGGGCGTATTGGGTGCTTTTGATGATGCTGTTGCTGATGGTGTTGACATTATAACAATATCAATAGGAGGAGATTCTGCAGTTGACTTTAGCGAGGATGCCATTTCAATTGGTGCTTTTCATGCGATGGCAAAAGGAGTGCTGACCTTAAATTCAGCTGGCAATAGTGGTCCAGGTTTGACAGCTAGCGTAGCTCCGTGGTTGATGTCAGTAGCGGCCAGTACTACAGATCGTCTATTTGTTGATAAAGTTGCTCTTGGAAATGGAAAGGCAATATCT GgatattcaattaattctttCGCTATGAAAGGAAGAAGATTTCCGCTGGTATATGGGAAAGAAATTTCTGAATCATGTCAAGAACTTTCCTCTCAGTAC TGTAATCCAGGGTGCGTTAACGGTAGCTTAGTTAAGGGAAAGATTGTTATATGTCAATCATTTAAAAACTATCCTGAGGTTCGCAAAGCTGGTGCTGCAGGAACAGTCTTGTTAAACAACGAATTCGACAAAGTTTCCTTTGTTGTTTCATTGCCAGCAGTGGCCGTAAGCCAGGATAGCTTGAGCAGCCTTATTTCCTACAAGGAATCTACaaa AACGCCTGTAgcagaaatattaaaaactgaAGCAGTTAAGGATTTTGATGCCCCTGTTGTCGTTGGCTTTTCTTCACGCGGGCCAAATGCAATTGTACCAGAAATCTTGAAg CCAGACATCAGTGCCCCTGGAGTAGATATATTGGCCGCATTTTCACCTCTTGCTCAAGCTTCTATCGATTCGGAAGATAAGAGGAAACctaaatacaatataatatctGGAACATCCATGTCTTGCCCACATGCAGCTGGTGTAGCTGCATATGTTAAATCATTCCATCCCGACTGGTCTCCTTCTGCCATCAAATCAGCAATTATGACTACTG CATGGGCTATGAATTCTTCCAAAAATACAGAAGCCGAATTTGCATACGGATCTGGGCATGTCAATCCAGTAAAAGCTATAAATCCAGGGCTTGTTTATGAAACCTTCAAACAAGATTACATAAAAATGCTCTGCAACATAGGTTATGATGAGAGCAAAGTTAGAATCATTTCAGGAGATGGCAGCGCTTGTCCTAAAGGCTCAGATAAAGCACCACCAAAAGATCTCAATTACCCGTCAATGGCCGCTCAAGTTTCATCTGGAAAGTCTTTCGTAGTCAACTTTCCAAGAACAGTTACGAATGTCGGCGTTGCAAACTCCACTTACAGGGCAAAAGTcttgcaaaattcaaaaattagtATCAAAGTGGTTCCTGATGTTCTCTCCTTTAAGTCCTTGAATGAGAAGAAGTCTTTTAGTGTGACTGTCACTGGAAAAGGTGTTCCCCAAGGAGCAATTGTTTCGGCATCTCTAGTGTGGTCTGATGGCAATCACTGGGTTAGAAGTCCAATTGTTGTGCATGCATAA